A region of Triplophysa dalaica isolate WHDGS20190420 chromosome 18, ASM1584641v1, whole genome shotgun sequence DNA encodes the following proteins:
- the unc119.1 gene encoding protein unc-119 homolog B: MSSQSSRNETASATVNGSDSTAAARDRKTGGGVLKRLKSRRNQVERRPVTEEELRALGRDITPDEVLGLRAVARDYLCKPEDNIYNIDFTRFKIRDLETGTVLFEIAKPPHCELDEEDEENGDADISAGRFVRYQFTPAFLKLRTVGATVEFTVGDRPVNNFRMIERHYFQERLLKSFDFDFGFCIPNSRNTCEHIYEFPQIPDDLIRLMIEHPYETRSDSFYFVDNKLIMHNKADYAYNGGQ; encoded by the exons ATGAGCAGTCAGAGTTCTCGCAACGAAACGGCATCCGCCACGGTTAACGGCTCGGATTCAACTGCAGCGGCTCGCGATCGGAAAACAGGAGGTGGTGTTCTGAAAAGGCTCAAATCGCGAAGAAATCAAGTGGAGCGACGGCCTGTGACTGAGGAAGAGCTGCGGGCGCTGGGGAGAGACATCACTCCGGATGAAGTTTTGGGGCTCCGCGCGGTCGCTCGCG ACTACCTGTGTAAACCAGAGGACAATATCTACAACATTGACTTTACACGCTTCAAGATCAGAGACTTGGAGACGGGCACAGTGCTTTTTGAGATCGCCAAACCGCCACACTGTG AACTTGATGAGGAAGACGAGGAAAACGGAGATGCTGACATAAGCGCTGGGCGTTTCGTCCGTTACCAATTTACTCCAGCATTCCTTAAATTGCGCACAGTTGGAGCCAC CGTGGAGTTCACCGTTGGAGATCGGCCTGTTAACAACTTCAGGATGATCGAGAGACATTATTTCCAAGAGAGGCTCCTGAAGAGCTTTGATTTCGACTTTGGTTTCTGTATCCCGAACAGTCGGAACACCTGCGAGCACATCTACGAGTTTCCTCAGATCCCAGATGATCTCA TTCGGTTGATGATTGAACACCCGTACGAGACCAGATCAGACAGCTTCTACTTTGTGGACAACAAGCTGATCATGCACAACAAGGCAGACTACGCTTACAACGGCGGCCAGTAG
- the mlec gene encoding malectin: MRRVTARCVWRLVFAALCLLVEECRTESAAPNLAERVIWAVNSGGDAHTDVHGIHFKKDPLEGKLGKASDYGLRSPILRSTLEDQVLYQTERYNEDTFGYEVPIREEGDYILVLKFSEVYFAQSQQKVFDVRVNGHVVVKDLDIFDRVGHSTAHDEIVPLSVKRGKLSVHGEVSTFNGKLAVEFVKGYYDNPKICALYVMKGKLEDVPKLQPHPGLEKREDEEEEEEEGEGGEGEKKSTSPSSKNPVRSGPRTPNPYATDNSSLMFPILVAFGVFIPTLFCLCRL, from the exons ATGAGGAGAGTGACGGCGAGGTGTGTTTGGCGGCTCGTATTTGCGGCGTTGTGTCTTCTGGTGGAAGAGTGTCGGACTGAGAGCGCGGCCCCTAATCTGGCTGAACGAGTCATCTGGGCTGTAAACTCCGGCGGCGACGCGCACACAGACGTGCAcggcattcattttaaaaaagatCCACTGGAAGGAAAATTGGGGAAAG CATCCGACTATGGGCTTCGTTCGCCCATCCTGCGTTCCACCCTGGAGGATCAGGTTCTCTACCAGACAGAACGCTACAACGAAGATACGTTCGGTTATGAAGTACCCATCAGAGAAGAGGGAGACTACATTCTCGTCCTGaaattttcagaggtttacttTGCTCAGTCCCAGCAGAAG GTGTTTGACGTGCGTGTGAATGGCCATGTTGTGGTGAAGGATCTGGATATCTTCGACCGCGTGGGGCACAGCACAGCTCATGATGAAATCGTCCCGTTGTCCGTAAAAAGAGGAAAACTGAGTGTGCATGGAGAGGTTTCCACTTTTAATGGAAAACTCGCTGTGGAGTTTGTAAAG GGTTACTATGACAACCCCAAGATATGTGCCCTATATGTGATGAAGGGCAAGCTTGAAG ATGTGCCGAAACTGCAGCCACATCCCGGTCTGGAAAAGCGAGAGGacgaagaggaagaagaggaggaggggGAAGGAGGAGAAGGAGAAAAGAAGAGCACCTCACCCTCTTCCAAGAATCCCGTTCGGTCTGGTCCCCGAACCCCCAACCCGTACGCCACCGACAACAGCAGCCTAATGTTTCCTATACTGGTGGCGTTCGGGGTCTTCATACCCACCCTCTTCTGCCTCTGCCGCCTGTGA